The nucleotide window CGGATGAAGTGACCCTTTCCAAAGCGTTGGAAGGGCGCAGGGAGATGCGTTAGTGTGTTTGAATTGGTTTAGCACAGCGTGCTTCCTTAGAAACTTCGGAGGCTGAATATGTTTGGATGTGCAAAGAGAGCCTTGGGGCTCTCTTTTTTTTTTTTTTTTGTGGTGAAAATGAAACGTCCAAGTTCTAAGTTTGTCCTTTCCCTGATATGTATGAGAATATGCTGTGCTGATCAGGAGGGGGAGAGTTTATGTTTATGTGGCGAAATGCACGGAACTCGGTAGAGAAACACAACAGAATGTTGAAGGAGCTTGAGGCAAATCAGATTTATGCGGATATTCAGACGGCAAAGCAGGAGTGGGAACGGGCGATGAGGCAGTTTGAAGATGCTCAGGGGCAGGATGAGATTGATTATGCCATCTATGTATTGGAGGCAGCAGAGCGGAAGTATCAGATCCATTTGAAGAGAGCCAAGCGTGCCAGAGCTAATAATGAGGTTGAAACACAGCGAGGGATTAGTATGTAGATTCAGGTTTGCACTATACATGGAGGTGTTGGATATGAAGAGTATCATACTGGGATCTGTATTGGTTATATCATTACTGGGGCTTATCGTTATTTTATTTAGGAAGAGGATGGGGTTATCGTTTTTCACATCATTTGGAATTCATTTGGTGCTGGCTGCAGTTGGGATATACATCGTTAATTATTCCGGCTGGTTAACTGGAACCTACATCCCTCTGAACCCTGCAACCATAGGAACTGTGACTGTTTTAGGGTTGCCAGGTGTGGGGCTATTATTGGGGTTGAAAATTTCTTTGTTTGGATAGTTGACTTCTGGAATATTTATATGGTACATTATATCTCGTTGCTTTGCTTGCTTGGTTACATGATTTTGATGAAATGAAGAAGTGCATTACGAGCTTCGAAAAAGAATTTCAAAAAAACACTTGACCAAAACAAACGAAGTATGATATATTATAAAAGTCGCCGCTGAGAGAAAATGGTGACGAAAAAACAAGTTTGATCTTTGAAAACTGAACAACGAGTGAGTAAACATTCTGCTTGCAGAATGAACGCAAAAGTTTGAGACAAGCCTTGGCTTGAATCGACTGGAGCACAAATGAGATTTTTAATCTCGTCAGATTCAAAATGAGCATATCGCTCTTTTCAATACTTTATTGGAGAGTTTGATCCTGGCTCAGGACGAACGCTGGCGGCATGCCTAATACATGCAAGTCGAGCGGACTTGATGAGAAGCTTGCTTCTCTGATAGTTAGCGGCGGACGGGTGAGTAACACGTAGGCAACCTGCCCTCAAGTTTGGGACAACTACCGGAAACGGTAGCTAATACCGAATAGTTGTTTTCTTCGCCTGAAGAGAACTGGAAAGACGGAGCAATCTGTCACTTGGGGATGGGCCTGCGGCGCATTAGCTAGTTGGTGAGGTAACGGCTCACCAAGGCGACGATGCGTAGCCGACCTGAGAGGGTGATCGGCCACACTGGGACTGAGACACGGCCCAGACTCCTACGGGAGGCAGCAGTAGGGAATCTTCCGCAATGGGCGAAAGCCTGACGGAGCAATGCCGCGTGAGTGATGAAGGTTTTCGGATCGTAAAGCTCTGTTGCCAGGGAAGAACGCTTGGGAGAGTAACTGCTCTCAAGGTGACGGTACCTGAGAAGAAAGCCCCGGCTAACTACGTGCCAGCAGCCGCGGTAATACGTAGGGGGCAAGCGTTGTCCGGAATTATTGGGCGTAAAGCGCGCGCAGGCGGTCATTTAAGTCTGGTGTTTAATCCCGGGGCTCAACCCCGGATCGCACTGGAAACTGGGTGACTTGAGTGCAGAAGAGGAGAGTGGAATTCCACGTGTAGCGGTGAAATGCGTAGATATGTGGAGGAACACCAGTGGCGAAGGCGACTCTCTGGGCTGTAACTGACGCTGAGGCGCGAAAGCGTGGGGAGCAAACAGGATTAGATACCCTGGTAGTCCACGCCGTAAACGATGAGTGCTAGGTGTTAGGGGTTTCGATACCCTTGGTGCCGAAGTTAACACATTAAGCACTCCGCCTGGGGAGTACGGTCGCAAGACTGAAACTCAAAGGAATTGACGGGGACCCGCACAAGCAGTGGAGTATGTGGTTTAATTCGAAGCAACGCGAAGAACCTTACCAGGTCTTGACATCAGCATGACCGGGCTAGAGATAGTCCTTTCCTTCGGGACATGCTAGACAGGTGGTGCATGGTTGTCGTCAGCTCGTGTCGTGAGATGTTGGGTTAAGTCCCGCAACGAGCGCAACCCTTATATTTAGTTGCCAGCACTTCGGGTGGGCACTCTAGATAGACTGCCGGTGACAAACCGGAGGAAGGTGGGGATGACGTCAAATCATCATGCCCCTTATGACCTGGGCTACACACGTACTACAATGGCCGGTACAACGGGCTGCGAAATCGCGAGATGGAGCCAATCCCAACAAAGCCGGTCTCAGTTCGGATTGCAGGCTGCAACTCGCCTGCATGAAGTCGGAATTGCTAGTAATCGCGGATCAGCATGCCGCGGTGAATACGTTCCCGGGTCTTGTACACACCGCCCGTCACACCACGAGAGTTTATAACACCCGAAGTCGGTGGGGTAACCGCAAGGAGCCAGCCGCCGAAGGTGGGATAGATGATTGGGGTGAAGTCGTAACAAGGTAGCCGTATCGGAAGGTGCGGCTGGATCACCTCCTTTCTATGGAGAATCGTTTCCTGCAACGGAAACATTCAAATAAGCAGGTTCTAAGAACCTGCGACAGCAATTCATTTCGGTTCATTACTTCGGTGTGGATGAAATGAAGAGCACAAGCAACTCACTCGTTGCTCAGTTTTGAGAGCTCAAACTCTCAAACGTTTGGTGGCGATAGCGAAGGGGTTCCACACGTTCCCATCCCGAACACGACCGTTAAGCCCTTCAGCGTCAATGGTACTTGGACCGCAGGGTCCTGGGAGAGTAGAACGTCGCCAAGCGTAACCCATTTTGGGTTCAAATAGTATAAATAATGTGGGCCCTTAGCTCAGTTGGTTAGAGCGCACCTCTGATAAGGGTGAGGCCGGTGGTTCGAGTCCACCAGGGCCCACCATCTATACCTTTAAACTTTATACGGGGCCATAGCTCAGCTGGGAGAGCGCCTGCCTTGCAAGCAGGAGGTCAGCGGTTCGATCCCGCTTGGCTCCACCAAAAATGATTTACAAGTTTGTTCTTTGAAAACTAGATATCGAAACGAAACAAACGCGAATTAGAACATTCCTTTTTAGCTGAACTTGTGCAAACAAGTTTCAATAAAAACGGTAGTTAAATTGCTTTTGCGATGGTATTGAATGGGAGCGACTTTTGGCTTTGCGCAAGCAAACCAAGGGAAGCGAGCAGTCAAAACCGGAGCAATATGGTTAAGCTACTAAGAGCACACGGAGGATGCCTAGGCGCTAGGAGCCGATGAAGGACGTGGCGAACAACGAAACTGCCTCGGGGAGCTGTAAGCAAGCTTTGATCCGGGGGTGTCCGAATGGGGAAACCCAGCTGGGGTAATTTCCAGTTACACCTAACTGAATACATAGGTTAGTGTGAGGCATACCAGGGGAACTGAAACATCTAAGTACCCTGAGGAAGAGAAAACAATAGTGATTCCGTCAGTAGCGGCGAGCGAACGCGGAGAAGCCCAAACCAGAGAGCTTGCTCTTTGGGGTTGTGGGACGTCTCACATGGAGTTACAAAGGAACCGGTTAAGCGAAGAGGTCTGGAAAGGCCCGCCAAAGAAGGTAAAAGCCCTGTAGTTGAAAGTTGGTTCCCTCCGAGACGGATCCCGAGTAGTGCGGGGCACGTGAAACCCCGTATGAATCCGGCAGGACCATCTGCCAAGGCTAAATACTTCCTAGCGACCGATAGTGAAGCAGTACCGTGAGGGAAAGGTGAAAAGCACCCCGGAAGGGGAGTGAAATAGAACCTGAAACCGTGTGCTTACAAAAAGTCAGAGCCCGTTTTAGGGGTGATGGCGTGCCTTTTGTAGAATGAACCGGCGAGTTACGTTCCCGTGCAAGGTTAAGGTGAAGAGCCGGAGCCGCAGCGAAAGCGAGTCTGAATAGGGCGAATTAGTACGTGGACGTAGACCCGAAACCGGGTGATCTACCCCTGTCCAGGGTGAAGGTGCGGTAACACGCACTGGAGGCCCGAACCCACGCATGTTGAAAAATGCGGGGATGAGGTGGGGGTAGCGGAGAAATTCCAATCGA belongs to Paenibacillus sp. FSL H8-0079 and includes:
- a CDS encoding DUF2508 family protein, with the protein product MLKELEANQIYADIQTAKQEWERAMRQFEDAQGQDEIDYAIYVLEAAERKYQIHLKRAKRARANNEVETQRGISM
- a CDS encoding pro-sigmaK processing inhibitor BofA family protein; this translates as MKSIILGSVLVISLLGLIVILFRKRMGLSFFTSFGIHLVLAAVGIYIVNYSGWLTGTYIPLNPATIGTVTVLGLPGVGLLLGLKISLFG